Genomic window (Pseudomonas azadiae):
AGCGGCAACATGGCTTGCGAGTCGCCATCCACGATCGCCACGGCCTTGGCCTGTCGCACATAGGGCAGGCCGATAAAACCAATGCCCTGGGGATCCTGGCTCACCGCATCCGACAATTGCTCGCTGGACTCGAAACGCTTGGCCGACGCCGCGAGGGGCTTGCCGCGCAGGCGCAGCACCAGTTCCTTGAACGTATCGTAGGTGCCGGACTGGTCATCGCGCGCATACAAATGGATAGGCCCGCCGATACCGCCCAACGCCTCCCAGGTGCGGATATCGCCATTGAAGATCTGCGCCAGTTGCTCAGTGTTCAGCGTATTCAGCGGGTTTTGCGGGTTGAGGATGATGGCCAGGCCGTCGATGGCGATCACCTGTTCGGCGTCGGGGCTTTTCAGGTCGCCCAGCGGTTCAAGGTCGACCAGTTCGCTGTCCTTGATCGGGCGCGACGAGGCGGCGAGATCGGCAGTGGATTTTTTTACTGCGCTGAACCCGGTGCTCGAACCGTGGGCTGCGATTTCGACCGTGACTGTTTTGCCTTGGCGGGTCTTGCCGACCACGCGTTGCTCATTGGCACCGTCGCCAGGCTCGCCATGCACCGCCTGCAAGCCCTGCTGCTCCATCATGCCCTTGACCAACGCAGGCCCCAGCGCCGCGCCAATGGTGTTGGAGCCCTGGATGCGCAAGGCGGGGCCTTGTTCAGGAACGGGCAGGGGAGCGGAAATAGCGCAGAGGGGGAAAACGGTCAGCAGGAACAGAACGCGCAGCCTCATGCCGGCACCTCAGGCCAAAGGGAGTGCCGCGAGAATAAGTCAGGCAGGTTGCATAAATATGACTGATACGCCAGGGATCAAGCTGTGGGAGCTGGCTTGCCTGCGATTGCGGTGGGCCAGTGAGAAATAAGTAGCTGACACACCGCTATCGCAGGCAAGCCAGCTCCCACATTTAGATCTTCATCAGCCTTTGGATCAGCTCAGTTCAAGCCAGATCGGCGCATGATCCGACGGTTTCTCCAGCCCGCGCAGCTCGTAATCCACCCCTGCATCCTTGACCCGCCCCAGCAAACCATTGGACGCCAGGATCACGTCAATTCGCAGCCCGCGCTTGGGTTCATCTTCAAAGCCACGGCTGCGGTAGTCGAACCAGCTGAATCGGTCGACCACGTCCGGGTTCAGGTGGCGGAAACTGTCCACCAGGCCCCAGTTTTTCAAGCGGGCCATCCACTCGCGCTCTTCCGGCAGGAAGCTGCACTTGCCGGTCTTGAGCCAGCGCTTGGCGTTGTCGGCACCGATGCCGATGTCGCAATCTTCCGGGGAAATATTCACGTCACCCATCACTACCAGCGCCTGGTCATTGCTGAACTGGCTTTCGAGCAGCTGCTGCAGGTCTTCATAGAAGCGCTGCTTGGCCGGGAACTTGGTCGGGTGGTCGCGGCTTTCGCCCTGGGGGAAATAGCCGTTCATGATCGTGACCGGCTGGCCGTGTTCATCGGCGAAAGTGCCCCAGATAAACCGGCGCTGGGCGTCTTCTTCGTCACTGGCAAAGCCTTTGTGCAGGCTCAGCGCCGGCAGGCGCGAAAGCAGGGCCACGCCGTAGTGACCTTTCTGGCCGTGGTAGTACACGTGATAGCCCAGGGCTTGTACTTCGGCCAACGGGAACTGGTCGTCGTGCACCTTGGTTTCCTGCAGGCCGATCACATCCGGTTGGTGCTTTTCGATCAGCGCCGCCAGTTGATGAGGGCGGGCGCGCAGCCCGTTGATATTGAAGGAGACGATTTTCATGGTCGCAGGTGAAGTCCTGGCAAAAGGGCGATGCTAGCGGACAAGTCGGACGGGGGCCAGCGTGGCGGTATGGCCGTTGCGCTGCTAATGTCTGGGAACGACTCGTGCCGCTTGGGTTCGTACCCATGAGCACGCCGCCCTTCGAGCGGTGCCCAGGGAGATTCATTGTATGTCCGACACGCTGACCGCCACTGCCGAAATTCGCCTGCTCAACAGCGGCTATTCCCGCGAGGCCCGCTCCCTGCTGTATCAAGCCTATCGTCACGAACCGACCTTTGCCTACATCTTCGAAGCCGAGCGTGCGGGCTACGAGCAACGGGTACGTGCCACCGTGCGTGAGTTGGTCAAGCAGCATTTCTTTCAGAAACTGCCCGCAATCGGCCTGTTCGTCAACGACCGCCTGATCGGCATCGCCC
Coding sequences:
- a CDS encoding substrate-binding domain-containing protein; this encodes MRLRVLFLLTVFPLCAISAPLPVPEQGPALRIQGSNTIGAALGPALVKGMMEQQGLQAVHGEPGDGANEQRVVGKTRQGKTVTVEIAAHGSSTGFSAVKKSTADLAASSRPIKDSELVDLEPLGDLKSPDAEQVIAIDGLAIILNPQNPLNTLNTEQLAQIFNGDIRTWEALGGIGGPIHLYARDDQSGTYDTFKELVLRLRGKPLAASAKRFESSEQLSDAVSQDPQGIGFIGLPYVRQAKAVAIVDGDSQAMLPLNSLIATEDYPLSRRLFFYLPPSGRNPWAKALVDFTQSSKGQAIVAANGFIAQQVQAMDVEPRPSMPEDYQAIARDAQRLTVNFRFEEGSASLDNKARQDLQRVVAYIKRHGKLRKQVTLVGFGDVKNDPQRAALLSKLRAMAVRRELVKSGVVLRDIRGFGAQMPVAANTADEGRIKNRRVEVWVY
- the xthA gene encoding exodeoxyribonuclease III; translation: MKIVSFNINGLRARPHQLAALIEKHQPDVIGLQETKVHDDQFPLAEVQALGYHVYYHGQKGHYGVALLSRLPALSLHKGFASDEEDAQRRFIWGTFADEHGQPVTIMNGYFPQGESRDHPTKFPAKQRFYEDLQQLLESQFSNDQALVVMGDVNISPEDCDIGIGADNAKRWLKTGKCSFLPEEREWMARLKNWGLVDSFRHLNPDVVDRFSWFDYRSRGFEDEPKRGLRIDVILASNGLLGRVKDAGVDYELRGLEKPSDHAPIWLELS